Below is a genomic region from Microcaecilia unicolor chromosome 9, aMicUni1.1, whole genome shotgun sequence.
ggaccaaactgaacagaaaaactaaatgctcaaaggtagaaaaaagtattttattcagaatttattaatttgaatatgtcagcttttggaaatgtggatctctagtattgctgcatgccaagtctgacttcttgaggtgactttccagttcagtattttgccttcatatttttttatttctagttccttgtgtcatatctgttgtgtcatgtgtttttcatgtgtgatcaaggtgcagaattctgctagcgtgtaatatttgcagcccttttgttttttttcactaggtagtgtattggtgttttagagcccggtgtaattacaatgCTCATCCTGACCttgaaattagtgctgttatggtttgttatgagtgtgtttttgcacaagttcgtgtatagtgttttgccttggagagattgtgtgttggccttactgaggtggcaccaaaacatcagaaagggtgtagtgcctaaatcatagtaacatagtaacatagtagatgacggcagaaaaagacatgacacactacctctttaaggatctacatatagagcttatgtgtttctaaggtctacactggcatggtatgggaaagggggtagggaaatactactggagaggaagagggagtgctgggtaaggaggaaagaaggaaggaaggaaggaaggaagggagggagaaagagctgtgTTTTTTGTGactaaccataatgaatatgtatgatatatgcaaatgaatatgctaatatgccccgccccatccttctccccccctcccccaaatgaaacagtcaaactatgcccatgaccCTAAGCTTTTCTGGTCTACGGGAAAGGTGGTGTTGAGGGGACACATTATTGCTTATGTCAGTGCTCGTAAAAAGCGCCTGGCACACCATTTCCATCactgaaaaaatacttttatttttttagtgctggggcttACCccacgcgctgcccagttaccgccaggataGCATGGGGGCCCTTAcctcctcctaaataggtggcagtaagggctcccccgggaaatggccatatggcaagtGTTCACCTTACTGCACAGCTGTTTCCTTTATGGAAAACAATACCTTTTGTCTGGcaaaggtaaaagggggcctcagcacactgCAAACCCACACGCTGatgccaccgcagggccccttttaccgccacttggtaaaaggggccctaaattaaaTAAGGTAGCTGCTTCATGGCAGATTTGACTTTGTTGTCTTTATCATAGCTTGTCTAGGTGCATTATGTCCTTTTACAAATAGGGTGAACAGAATTGTACAGTATAAAACATGTGGGTGCAATTTAAATTTCAACAGTAGTTTCTTTTGTCCACAATGACTCCAATATCTGGTTTTGCTGTTATCACTAAGAAAAGAGAGTCCATTATTGTGTTGAGTTAGAATTTTCTCCACATCCATTAttggtttatttatattttggaaCTAATCTACCAGTTCATTTTCCTTgtcactaattttttttttttttagatccctTTATAGCTTCTTCATCACCAGTTTTGGTTAAAACATCTTATATTGCTCGAATAGTTGAACAAAGAGAAATCCATTTCATAGAACTTACACAGCTGCTCCATCTGTTTTTCACTCAATCTTTCAAGATACTCTTTAGTAATCTGTTCATTAGTCCGTGGCTCTGTCTTATACTTTTTAAATGTAGGATAGTGCAGATTCTCAGGGACCCCAAAGCTTCTGAGAAGGCCATTGGCATCTTGATTTATGGTCTCCAACTTGCCAATTATATCATAGTGAATGAGACAAGGATCACAGAGTTTGTACATTGCCCTCCAATGAATGTTGTTCTCTTTTTCTTTCAAGAGAAAGCTAACAAATTCTTGGAATGTCAACTTCTCTTCAGACTTCTGGAAAGCTGCCTTAATATGATTTATAAGACTTATACTGTGGAGCTGCTGAGAATGTAAGAATTTGTCCCTGTATGCTGAAACTAACCTTTCAAAGGGATCCCGGGTGAACATCATTTTGGTGTAATTATTGAGCAGTTCCAATTGTTGCTTGGGAGGATAAGAAATCAGTCTCCTCAGCAATGGTGTCTTGTGGATGTTCATCAAAACTGAGCTTCTGTTAATGTTCTCATTGTCCAATGCACTGGTTTCATTAGTCAGGTTTTTCTCAAGAAGGAGAAAGATCCTCTTCCAGTTGGAGCAACCTGCCTTAGGTATACTACAAAAGATTATTTGATGGCTAGGCACTACAAACAGCTGTTGGGCAACAAGGGGATTCAGTCTTCTGGCCAGATTAGTGAAGTTGTACTTTAGGCAGGTAGAGTTTAATATAAGTTTGCGCTGCGTTTGAATTGCCTGCCATGTTTGCATAGGACCTGGAAAAGATGataaaaatgagagagagagtaagAAAGGAAGATAGGACTCCTTCCTAACAACCATGTTAATATGGACAACAAAA
It encodes:
- the LOC115478188 gene encoding carbohydrate sulfotransferase 8-like isoform X1, coding for MKLPPGLFTLIVLSLFLLGFFFDVQWVQLWHPRKARPMQTWQAIQTQRKLILNSTCLKYNFTNLARRLNPLVAQQLFVVPSHQIIFCSIPKAGCSNWKRIFLLLEKNLTNETSALDNENINRSSVLMNIHKTPLLRRLISYPPKQQLELLNNYTKMMFTRDPFERLVSAYRDKFLHSQQLHSISLINHIKAAFQKSEEKLTFQEFVSFLLKEKENNIHWRAMYKLCDPCLIHYDIIGKLETINQDANGLLRSFGVPENLHYPTFKKYKTEPRTNEQITKEYLERLSEKQMEQLCKFYEMDFSLFNYSSNIRCFNQNW
- the LOC115478188 gene encoding carbohydrate sulfotransferase 8-like isoform X2, translating into MQTWQAIQTQRKLILNSTCLKYNFTNLARRLNPLVAQQLFVVPSHQIIFCSIPKAGCSNWKRIFLLLEKNLTNETSALDNENINRSSVLMNIHKTPLLRRLISYPPKQQLELLNNYTKMMFTRDPFERLVSAYRDKFLHSQQLHSISLINHIKAAFQKSEEKLTFQEFVSFLLKEKENNIHWRAMYKLCDPCLIHYDIIGKLETINQDANGLLRSFGVPENLHYPTFKKYKTEPRTNEQITKEYLERLSEKQMEQLCKFYEMDFSLFNYSSNIRCFNQNW